The following proteins are encoded in a genomic region of Pirellulales bacterium:
- a CDS encoding FkbM family methyltransferase: MSTVAAQTPFKIDLPDGLSLWLATPQQKAAAGYVVNEIFKKRRYDYPGFQIHPTDTIVDIGANMGVFVLWAAKQATQGKVIAIEPTSAMDVLRMNVDRNSLTNVVPVPVAAGNDGATFEIVTYPGFNIVNHHAGWQPKMWTKFFIWLLYRKYQSAPVTERAPVKSLKKILDENGVDRVNYLKCDCEGGEY, from the coding sequence ATGTCTACCGTCGCCGCCCAAACGCCGTTCAAAATCGACCTGCCCGACGGGCTGTCCCTATGGTTGGCCACGCCCCAGCAAAAGGCCGCCGCCGGATACGTCGTGAACGAAATCTTCAAAAAACGCCGCTACGATTATCCTGGCTTTCAAATTCACCCCACCGACACCATCGTCGACATCGGCGCCAACATGGGCGTGTTTGTGCTCTGGGCCGCAAAACAAGCCACGCAAGGCAAAGTCATCGCCATCGAGCCCACCAGCGCCATGGACGTGCTGCGGATGAATGTCGATCGCAACAGCCTCACCAACGTCGTGCCCGTGCCAGTCGCCGCCGGAAACGATGGCGCCACCTTCGAAATTGTCACCTACCCAGGCTTCAACATCGTCAATCATCACGCGGGCTGGCAGCCCAAAATGTGGACCAAGTTTTTCATCTGGCTGCTGTATCGCAAGTATCAATCCGCGCCGGTAACCGAGCGGGCTCCAGTGAAATCGCTGAAGAAAATTCTGGATGAAAACGGCGTCGACCGCGTCAATTATTTGAAGTGCGATTGCGAAGGGGGTGAATACGA
- a CDS encoding helix-turn-helix transcriptional regulator: MLKPEVKNVRKNMAKNTNPDFLNGVPELVVLGLLARRPMYGYELVRAIEQSTGQVLEFGEGCIYPVLHRLEKDEVLTSRRELVGGRNRVVYRLTAAGRKRLAGSTAAWRSIVGAVNQILLAQITEEKNGKPAGA, translated from the coding sequence ATGCTGAAACCAGAAGTGAAAAACGTCCGCAAAAACATGGCAAAAAACACCAACCCCGATTTTCTCAACGGCGTGCCGGAATTGGTCGTGCTGGGGTTGTTGGCCCGCCGACCGATGTACGGGTACGAATTGGTGCGGGCCATCGAACAATCGACCGGCCAGGTGTTGGAATTCGGCGAAGGCTGCATTTATCCCGTGCTACATCGGCTGGAAAAGGATGAAGTTTTAACCAGCCGCCGCGAACTTGTCGGCGGCCGCAACCGGGTGGTGTATCGGCTGACCGCCGCCGGTCGCAAACGGTTGGCCGGCAGCACCGCCGCGTGGCGCAGCATTGTGGGCGCGGTGAACCAAATTTTGTTGGCCCAAATCACGGAAGAAAAAAATGGAAAACCAGCCGGCGCGTGA
- a CDS encoding N-acetyltransferase, producing the protein MRFAWDLYRNDPYWVPPLRGEFKRLVGWKYHPFQEIGEVGTFLAYRNGQVVGRIAGIVNHEHNRHFKERRGFFGFFECIDDQAVAGALFDAVRSWLAERNLQALRGPVNPSFNYEIGLLTEGFDDSPTFMMTYNPPYYARLIESYGFAKAHELYAYLGVKKDLDYQIPRIGTLVERVNEMFQVKTRPMDKRRFQADLETFLKVYNDSCQHIWGFVPITRKEIEWMAGDLKHLIIPELTCVAEVDGKAIGAVFGLPDYNPRIKAIDGRLFPFGFLKLLSKKHNLKRVRLISTNVVPEYQKWGIGIVLLVSLIPKGLALGMEEAEFSWVSEANTLAVGSLEKGGARLYKKYRLYDLAATEHMAKVE; encoded by the coding sequence ATGCGCTTCGCCTGGGATTTGTATCGTAACGATCCGTATTGGGTTCCGCCGCTGCGGGGCGAGTTCAAACGGCTGGTGGGTTGGAAATACCATCCGTTCCAGGAAATTGGCGAAGTGGGAACTTTTTTGGCCTACCGGAACGGGCAGGTGGTGGGGCGGATTGCCGGCATTGTCAATCACGAACACAATCGGCACTTCAAGGAGCGGCGTGGTTTTTTCGGCTTCTTCGAGTGCATTGACGATCAAGCCGTGGCCGGTGCGCTGTTCGACGCGGTGCGTTCCTGGCTGGCGGAGCGCAATCTGCAAGCGCTGCGTGGGCCGGTCAATCCTTCGTTCAATTATGAAATTGGATTGTTGACGGAAGGATTCGACGATTCACCGACCTTCATGATGACGTACAATCCGCCGTATTACGCCCGGCTGATCGAATCGTACGGCTTTGCCAAAGCACACGAATTATACGCCTATCTGGGCGTGAAGAAGGACCTCGATTACCAAATTCCGCGCATTGGTACGCTGGTGGAGCGTGTCAACGAAATGTTTCAGGTGAAAACCCGGCCGATGGATAAGCGCCGTTTTCAGGCCGATCTGGAAACGTTCCTTAAGGTTTACAACGATTCCTGCCAGCACATTTGGGGCTTTGTGCCGATCACCCGCAAGGAAATTGAGTGGATGGCCGGCGACCTTAAGCATTTGATCATTCCAGAACTGACCTGCGTGGCCGAAGTGGACGGAAAGGCAATTGGCGCGGTCTTCGGCCTGCCCGACTACAATCCGCGGATCAAAGCCATAGATGGCCGACTGTTTCCGTTCGGCTTTCTCAAGTTACTTAGTAAAAAGCACAATCTCAAGCGAGTGCGGTTAATTAGCACCAATGTGGTGCCCGAATATCAAAAGTGGGGGATCGGCATCGTGTTGTTGGTCAGTCTGATTCCCAAAGGCCTGGCCCTGGGGATGGAAGAAGCAGAGTTCTCCTGGGTATCGGAGGCCAATACGCTGGCCGTGGGCAGCCTGGAAAAAGGTGGCGCCAGGCTTTACAAAAAATACCGGCTGTACGATCTTGCCGCCACCGAACACATGGCGAAAGTTGAATGA
- a CDS encoding NAD-dependent epimerase/dehydratase family protein, with translation MTTFVTGATGLLGNNIVRLLVERGETVRVLVRNPADLRPFQGLTIETAQGDVCDAASVDRAIVGADRVIHCAARVHIGWSGLSEQRAVNVEGTRNVADAALRQGARMVHVSSIDALGVRSLDQPSDENTAPNGKVACPYVVTKREAESVVIERVGQGLNAVIVNPGFMLGPWDWKPSSGKMLLKIATGWALLAPPGTNSYCDVRDVAAAILTALDRGHTGQRYILAGQTLTYREALRIMAPIIGARPPFRTAIRPTVKIIGRVGDVLTWLTGHESDVNSAATAMSMLPKNYSSAKAAAELGYHTRDVAQSAADAWAWLKQYGYVKK, from the coding sequence ATGACGACCTTCGTCACGGGCGCAACTGGCTTGCTGGGGAACAATATCGTCCGGCTGTTGGTCGAGCGAGGCGAAACGGTGCGCGTGCTGGTGCGCAACCCGGCAGATCTGCGGCCATTCCAAGGCCTGACCATCGAAACAGCGCAGGGAGACGTGTGCGATGCGGCCTCTGTGGATCGGGCCATTGTCGGCGCCGACCGGGTGATTCACTGCGCGGCCCGGGTGCACATTGGCTGGAGTGGATTGAGCGAGCAACGGGCCGTGAACGTGGAAGGAACCCGAAACGTCGCCGACGCAGCCTTGCGGCAGGGTGCCCGAATGGTTCACGTTTCCAGCATCGACGCCTTAGGCGTGCGGTCGTTAGATCAGCCGTCCGACGAAAACACAGCTCCCAATGGAAAAGTGGCTTGTCCCTACGTGGTCACCAAGCGCGAAGCGGAAAGCGTGGTAATAGAGCGCGTGGGGCAAGGCCTGAATGCCGTGATTGTGAACCCGGGCTTCATGCTGGGTCCGTGGGACTGGAAGCCATCGTCGGGAAAAATGCTGTTGAAAATAGCCACCGGTTGGGCGCTGCTGGCCCCGCCGGGAACCAACTCATACTGCGACGTGCGCGACGTGGCGGCGGCCATTTTGACGGCGCTGGATCGCGGCCACACCGGCCAACGATACATTCTGGCCGGCCAAACGCTAACCTATCGAGAAGCGCTGCGGATTATGGCCCCGATTATCGGAGCAAGGCCGCCGTTTCGAACGGCCATTCGGCCGACGGTCAAAATCATCGGCCGCGTGGGAGACGTATTAACTTGGCTCACCGGCCATGAAAGCGACGTGAATTCTGCCGCGACGGCCATGTCGATGCTGCCGAAAAATTATTCCAGCGCCAAGGCCGCCGCCGAGTTGGGTTACCACACTCGCGATGTCGCCCAATCCGCCGCCGACGCTTGGGCGTGGCTGAAGCAGTACGGGTATGTGAAGAAATGA
- a CDS encoding UDP-glucose/GDP-mannose dehydrogenase family protein, with protein MRIAVIGTGYVGLVTGTCFSESGNEVTCVDIDRQKVERLSRGDVPIYEPGLAELVTENLEAKRLHFTTELATAVKGAQLVFLAVGTPPSDDGSADLSALWKVVDSIAPHLRPDSIVVTKSTVPVGTAAKIAARLKELTGRDCDVASNPEFLKEGAALDDFQKPDRVVVGVRRPEVAEVLRTLYAPFLRTEKPFLVMSPESSEMTKYVANALLATKISFINEMANLCERMQADIDDVRRGIGHDQRIGFAFLFPGVGYGGSCFPKDVLALSSMARQHELRPQILDAVHAVNNRQKTVLGEKIEEYFAGQLKGKTIAIWGLAFKPRTDDIRDAPALVLINRLLELGAQVKVYDPEAMPNVRAIYGERLAYASLPLPALDGADCLAIVTEWGEFRNPDFEDIRRRLKQPVIFDGRNLYNPRQMQSLGFTYHCIGKAPVERS; from the coding sequence ATGCGCATTGCGGTCATCGGCACCGGTTATGTCGGCCTGGTTACGGGCACCTGCTTTTCCGAAAGCGGCAATGAAGTGACTTGCGTCGACATCGATCGGCAAAAAGTCGAACGGCTTTCCCGGGGGGACGTGCCGATTTACGAACCCGGTTTGGCTGAATTGGTGACAGAGAACTTGGAAGCCAAGCGCCTGCACTTCACCACCGAGTTGGCGACCGCGGTGAAGGGGGCGCAACTGGTTTTTTTGGCCGTGGGCACGCCACCGTCCGACGACGGCTCGGCCGACTTGTCCGCGTTGTGGAAAGTGGTTGATTCGATAGCGCCGCATTTGCGACCGGACTCGATCGTGGTTACCAAAAGCACGGTTCCCGTCGGCACGGCCGCTAAAATTGCGGCTCGGCTCAAGGAACTCACGGGTCGTGACTGCGATGTGGCCAGTAATCCCGAGTTTTTAAAAGAGGGGGCGGCACTGGACGATTTTCAAAAGCCCGATCGGGTAGTGGTTGGCGTGCGCCGGCCCGAAGTGGCCGAGGTGTTGCGGACCTTGTACGCTCCATTTTTGCGGACCGAAAAGCCGTTTTTGGTGATGTCGCCCGAAAGTTCGGAAATGACCAAGTACGTGGCCAACGCGCTATTGGCGACCAAGATCAGCTTTATCAATGAAATGGCCAACCTGTGCGAGCGGATGCAGGCCGACATTGACGACGTGCGCCGCGGCATAGGGCACGATCAGCGGATTGGGTTCGCGTTTTTGTTTCCCGGCGTGGGCTATGGCGGCAGTTGCTTTCCGAAAGACGTGCTGGCGCTGTCGTCCATGGCGCGGCAACACGAACTTCGGCCGCAAATTTTGGATGCCGTGCACGCGGTCAACAACCGGCAGAAAACCGTGCTGGGGGAAAAAATCGAAGAGTATTTTGCTGGTCAACTGAAAGGCAAAACCATTGCCATTTGGGGCTTGGCGTTCAAGCCCCGGACCGATGACATTCGCGATGCCCCGGCGCTCGTGCTGATTAACCGCTTGCTGGAACTCGGCGCGCAGGTGAAAGTATACGATCCGGAAGCGATGCCCAATGTGCGGGCCATTTACGGGGAGCGTTTGGCTTACGCTTCATTGCCGTTGCCGGCCCTGGACGGCGCCGACTGCTTGGCCATCGTCACCGAATGGGGTGAATTTCGAAATCCGGATTTTGAAGACATTCGTCGACGATTAAAGCAGCCGGTCATTTTTGACGGCCGCAATCTTTACAATCCGCGGCAGATGCAATCGCTTGGATTCACCTACCATTGCATTGGCAAGGCGCCGGTTGAGCGAAGTTGA
- the gyrA gene encoding DNA gyrase subunit A, with amino-acid sequence MPNQGKIIELAIEQELKESYLTYAMSVIVSRALPDVRDGLKPSQRRILVAMNDLNLTPGASRVKCAKISGDTSGNYHPHGESVIYPTLVRMAQEWNMRYVLVDKQGNFGSIAGLPAAAMRYTEARMSQHAALLLDDLKLDTVDYIPTYDERHTEPTVLPSKLPNLLVNGSGGIAVGMATSIPPHNLSEICDCLVRVIDEPEVSIDQLLEICPGPDFPTGGTVMGRSGIRRAYHSGRGTITLRARTRIEEFGKGRFRIIVNEIPFQQNRDAVEEKIAELIAEDKIVGISAGRNESDLKEPVRLVYELKRDADPEIVLNQLYQFSPLQDTFSIIFLALVDGKPRVLSFKGLLEEFIRHRAAVIRRRTQFLLTKARQRKHTVEGLLLAYANIDEIIRIIRSSKTQPEAKARLMGVEAPAAMMQRALGDTGFTLFQEERGVRETYTLTAVQADAILKMTLGQLVNLEQEKLSGEHKQLLEEITEHQRILSDEKNILAIVRSDCLELKRKYGDKRRTEISGEEIGQMNLDELITEETMVVSISHNGYIKRTPSSTYRAQRRGGKGIIGSRTEEEDPIQHLFVVSTHDYLLFFTNYGKVYWQKVYDLPQLSRESRGRAVVNLLNLAEGEKIASCLNIRDFSLPDHYLAMVTRNGLVKKTALEAYSRPKRVGIIAINLRDNDELVDVVLTKPGDELVVSSARGQAIRFRQSNVRPMGRNSTGVRGIRLRGDDRVVGMVVADPAAALLTACELGQGKRTAFGPNSPTEEPLAPGTAGGQPSDLAEEPDTESELPETESAEIESAEGDETESSSARYPTKNRGGMGVRDIRTDRNGPVVGILCVYEDDEVLMMTARGKIQRIAVREIRLTGRNTHGVRIMSLEEGDTLAAIARVPPDEREESEPQ; translated from the coding sequence ATGCCAAACCAGGGCAAAATTATCGAATTGGCGATCGAGCAGGAGCTGAAGGAAAGTTACCTGACGTACGCCATGAGCGTCATCGTCAGCCGGGCGTTGCCCGACGTGCGCGATGGGCTTAAGCCCTCGCAGCGGCGCATTCTGGTGGCGATGAATGATTTGAATCTGACGCCCGGCGCCAGCCGTGTAAAGTGCGCCAAAATTTCCGGCGACACCAGCGGCAATTATCATCCTCACGGCGAAAGCGTCATTTATCCCACGCTGGTCCGCATGGCCCAGGAATGGAACATGCGCTATGTGCTGGTCGACAAGCAAGGCAACTTCGGCTCCATTGCCGGGTTGCCCGCCGCCGCCATGCGGTACACCGAAGCCCGTATGTCGCAGCACGCGGCGTTGCTGTTGGACGATTTGAAGCTCGACACGGTTGACTATATTCCCACGTACGACGAGCGGCACACCGAGCCGACGGTTTTGCCGTCGAAGTTGCCGAATTTGTTGGTCAACGGTTCCGGCGGCATTGCGGTGGGCATGGCCACGAGCATTCCGCCGCATAACCTGAGCGAAATTTGCGATTGCCTGGTCCGCGTAATCGACGAGCCCGAGGTTTCCATCGACCAACTGTTGGAAATTTGCCCCGGCCCCGATTTTCCCACCGGCGGCACCGTGATGGGCCGTAGCGGCATTCGCCGGGCGTATCATTCCGGGCGCGGCACGATCACGCTGCGGGCCCGCACGCGGATCGAAGAATTCGGCAAGGGCCGGTTCCGGATTATTGTGAATGAAATTCCGTTTCAGCAGAATCGTGACGCGGTGGAAGAAAAAATCGCCGAGTTGATTGCGGAAGATAAAATCGTCGGCATTTCGGCCGGCCGCAACGAAAGCGATTTGAAAGAGCCGGTCCGCCTGGTGTACGAACTGAAGCGCGACGCCGACCCGGAGATCGTGCTCAACCAGTTGTATCAATTCTCGCCGCTGCAAGACACGTTTTCGATCATCTTCTTGGCGCTGGTCGACGGCAAGCCGCGGGTGTTGTCGTTCAAGGGCTTGCTGGAAGAATTCATTCGCCATCGGGCCGCTGTCATTCGCCGCCGCACGCAGTTTTTGTTGACCAAAGCGCGGCAGCGCAAGCATACGGTCGAAGGGCTGCTGCTGGCGTATGCCAACATCGACGAGATTATTCGCATCATTCGCTCGTCGAAAACGCAGCCGGAAGCCAAGGCGCGGTTGATGGGCGTGGAAGCGCCCGCCGCCATGATGCAACGAGCCTTGGGGGACACCGGCTTTACACTGTTCCAGGAGGAGCGCGGCGTGCGCGAAACGTACACGTTAACCGCCGTGCAGGCCGACGCCATTTTGAAAATGACGCTGGGCCAGTTGGTCAACCTGGAACAGGAAAAGTTGAGCGGCGAGCACAAGCAACTCCTGGAAGAAATTACCGAGCATCAGCGAATCCTTTCGGACGAGAAGAACATTTTGGCCATTGTCCGCAGCGATTGCTTGGAACTGAAGCGCAAATACGGCGACAAGCGGCGCACGGAAATCAGCGGCGAGGAAATCGGCCAGATGAACCTGGACGAGCTGATTACTGAGGAAACGATGGTCGTTTCCATCAGTCACAACGGCTACATCAAGCGCACGCCATCCAGCACGTATCGGGCCCAACGACGGGGCGGAAAGGGAATTATCGGCTCGCGAACCGAGGAAGAAGATCCGATCCAGCATCTGTTCGTCGTCAGCACGCACGATTACTTGCTGTTTTTCACGAATTACGGCAAAGTCTATTGGCAAAAGGTGTACGACCTGCCGCAACTCAGCCGCGAAAGCCGGGGTCGGGCCGTGGTGAATTTGCTCAACCTGGCGGAAGGGGAAAAAATTGCCAGTTGTTTGAATATTCGCGATTTTTCGCTCCCCGATCATTATTTGGCCATGGTTACGCGCAACGGCCTAGTGAAAAAGACGGCCCTGGAAGCGTACAGCCGTCCCAAACGGGTTGGAATTATTGCCATCAATTTGCGCGACAACGACGAATTAGTCGACGTGGTGCTGACCAAGCCCGGTGACGAGCTGGTGGTTTCGTCCGCGCGCGGGCAGGCGATTCGGTTTCGGCAATCGAACGTTCGGCCGATGGGGCGCAATTCCACCGGCGTGCGCGGCATTCGCTTGCGCGGCGACGACCGAGTCGTGGGCATGGTTGTGGCCGATCCCGCGGCCGCCCTGCTTACAGCCTGCGAGTTGGGCCAAGGCAAGCGCACCGCGTTTGGACCGAACAGCCCGACTGAAGAGCCCTTAGCCCCAGGCACTGCCGGAGGGCAACCTTCCGATTTGGCGGAAGAACCCGATACGGAATCAGAATTGCCAGAAACCGAGAGCGCCGAAATCGAATCCGCCGAAGGGGACGAAACCGAATCCTCCTCCGCTCGTTATCCCACCAAAAATCGCGGCGGCATGGGGGTCCGGGACATTCGCACCGATCGGAATGGCCCGGTGGTTGGAATTTTATGCGTCTACGAAGACGACGAAGTGCTGATGATGACAGCTCGGGGAAAAATTCAGCGGATTGCGGTGCGGGAAATTCGCCTTACCGGTCGGAACACTCACGGCGTGCGGATTATGAGCTTGGAAGAAGGCGATACGTTGGCGGCCATTGCCCGGGTGCCCCCCGATGAGCGGGAAGAATCGGAACCACAATAA
- a CDS encoding beta-ketoacyl-[acyl-carrier-protein] synthase family protein has translation MRNRVVITGVGCVTPLGSDVREVWNRLTAGRSGVGRLTLFDASRFPVQIAAEVKDWSIAEVGEDPLRWQHHPRQTLFAMASGIKAARSAGLDANGNGGPHVKINPLRFGVYLGCGETYQNWDQFSQMMAASMEGEEFHPERFTEQALRLWRPDDELELELNMPAAHLATMFDAQGPNANCIAACASSSQAIGEATDMIRNGEVDIMLAGGAHSMIHPFGISGFHRLSALSQRNEDPSHAVRPFDRDRDGFVVGEGAALVVLESLEHAQRRGAEILAELTGYGSAQDAFRITDVHPEGRGAAACMSLALKDADLQPQQISYVNAHGTGTVLNDKMETLAIKRVFGDDAYRVPISSTKSMMGHFTTAGGAIELVVSIMATRHGVLPPTINYETSDPDCDLDYVPNVARETTCRHVLSNSFGFGGQNAALIVSQFDEHRRNMVAKRAA, from the coding sequence ATGCGCAATCGTGTAGTCATTACCGGCGTCGGTTGCGTTACGCCGTTGGGCTCTGATGTGCGCGAGGTATGGAATCGGCTCACGGCGGGCCGCTCCGGCGTGGGCCGGCTAACGCTGTTTGATGCCAGCCGGTTTCCGGTGCAAATTGCCGCCGAGGTGAAAGATTGGAGCATCGCCGAAGTTGGTGAAGATCCGCTGCGTTGGCAGCATCATCCGCGGCAAACGCTGTTCGCGATGGCCTCTGGAATTAAGGCCGCTCGTAGTGCTGGATTAGATGCCAATGGAAATGGCGGGCCACATGTCAAAATTAATCCGCTTCGATTCGGCGTGTACCTGGGGTGTGGGGAAACCTATCAAAATTGGGATCAGTTCTCTCAGATGATGGCAGCCTCGATGGAGGGCGAGGAGTTTCATCCGGAAAGATTCACCGAACAAGCGTTACGGTTGTGGCGGCCCGACGACGAGCTAGAATTGGAATTAAACATGCCCGCCGCACATCTGGCGACCATGTTCGACGCGCAGGGTCCCAACGCCAACTGCATTGCGGCGTGTGCTTCCAGCAGCCAGGCCATCGGCGAAGCAACCGACATGATCCGCAATGGTGAAGTAGATATTATGTTGGCCGGCGGGGCCCATAGCATGATCCATCCGTTTGGCATTAGCGGTTTTCATCGGCTGAGCGCTTTGTCGCAACGCAATGAAGATCCGTCCCATGCGGTGCGGCCGTTTGATCGCGATCGCGATGGTTTTGTGGTGGGCGAGGGAGCGGCGCTGGTGGTGCTGGAATCGTTGGAGCATGCACAGCGGCGCGGCGCGGAGATTTTGGCCGAACTTACCGGTTACGGTTCCGCTCAAGACGCGTTCCGCATTACCGATGTACATCCCGAGGGACGCGGAGCCGCGGCGTGCATGAGCCTGGCGTTAAAAGACGCCGATTTGCAGCCTCAGCAAATCAGTTACGTCAACGCCCACGGCACCGGCACGGTGCTGAATGACAAAATGGAAACCTTGGCGATCAAGCGCGTGTTCGGCGATGACGCTTATCGTGTGCCCATTTCCAGCACCAAAAGCATGATGGGCCATTTCACCACGGCCGGCGGCGCCATCGAGCTGGTGGTGAGCATTATGGCCACGCGCCACGGCGTGCTGCCGCCGACCATCAATTACGAAACCTCTGACCCGGACTGTGATTTGGATTACGTGCCGAATGTGGCCCGAGAAACGACTTGCCGTCATGTGCTGAGCAACAGCTTTGGCTTTGGGGGGCAGAATGCGGCGCTGATTGTTTCGCAATTTGACGAACATCGCCGCAACATGGTGGCCAAACGTGCCGCTTAG
- a CDS encoding beta-ketoacyl-[acyl-carrier-protein] synthase family protein, producing the protein MSLAGYQREVVITGLGVVSPIGIGREAFWSSLQCGQSGVRPITRFDASRFPVQIGAEVVDFDPKAYVRPRKSLKVMSREIQYGFAAADMAMADANMVPLTVAPDRIGVVFAGDMIYCGLDELESLYRQCLAGGEFDFRRWAPVAMSEVFPLFLLRNLPNMIACHVAIAHDARGPCNTIGHSDVGSLAALAEGVRVIQRDAADVMVVGGVGARINPTAYVYRGAADLSHLNADPSRASRPFDAQRDGLVNGEGAAAFVLESLQHAQRRGAQILARVLSHASAHEPLRGNQAVGARPLTGFAVKRVLAESLRRAQLEPADIGHVNAHGLSTIADDRYEAQAIRAVLGDVPVTAPKSFFGHLGGGGGAVELAASILGLNAGEIPVTLNYEHPDPECPVNVIHGAPLPVATSAAGPRIMSSETTSAAAVGRTALKLSTSRLGHAAALIIAAD; encoded by the coding sequence ATGAGCCTCGCCGGTTATCAGCGCGAAGTTGTCATCACCGGCCTGGGAGTGGTCAGTCCCATCGGCATCGGCCGCGAGGCCTTTTGGTCGTCGCTGCAATGCGGCCAGAGCGGAGTGCGGCCCATCACGCGCTTCGATGCCAGCAGGTTTCCCGTGCAAATCGGCGCCGAAGTTGTCGATTTCGACCCCAAGGCCTACGTCCGACCACGGAAAAGCCTCAAAGTCATGTCTCGCGAAATCCAGTACGGCTTTGCCGCGGCCGATATGGCAATGGCCGACGCGAACATGGTTCCGCTCACGGTCGCACCCGACCGCATAGGCGTGGTGTTTGCCGGGGACATGATCTATTGCGGTCTCGACGAGTTGGAAAGTTTATATCGCCAATGCTTGGCGGGCGGCGAGTTCGATTTCCGCCGCTGGGCGCCGGTCGCCATGAGCGAAGTTTTTCCGCTGTTTTTGCTCCGCAATTTGCCCAATATGATCGCCTGCCATGTTGCCATTGCTCACGATGCTCGCGGGCCGTGCAACACCATTGGCCACAGCGATGTCGGCAGCCTCGCCGCCCTGGCCGAAGGCGTGCGCGTCATCCAGCGCGACGCTGCCGACGTGATGGTTGTCGGCGGCGTCGGGGCCCGCATCAATCCCACGGCATACGTCTATCGCGGGGCCGCCGATCTTTCGCACCTCAATGCGGATCCATCGCGCGCCAGTCGCCCGTTCGATGCCCAGCGTGACGGCTTGGTCAACGGCGAGGGAGCCGCCGCCTTCGTCCTGGAGAGCCTCCAACATGCGCAGCGCCGCGGCGCGCAAATTCTGGCCCGCGTGTTAAGTCATGCCAGCGCTCACGAGCCGCTGCGCGGCAACCAGGCCGTGGGCGCTCGACCCTTGACGGGCTTCGCCGTGAAGCGTGTGCTTGCCGAATCGCTCCGTCGCGCCCAATTGGAACCGGCCGATATCGGCCACGTGAATGCGCACGGTTTGAGCACCATCGCCGACGATCGCTACGAAGCGCAAGCCATTCGTGCCGTTTTGGGCGATGTCCCGGTGACGGCGCCGAAAAGCTTCTTCGGCCATCTCGGCGGGGGCGGCGGCGCTGTGGAACTGGCGGCCTCCATCCTGGGGCTGAACGCTGGCGAAATACCCGTCACGTTGAATTACGAACACCCCGACCCGGAGTGCCCGGTGAATGTGATTCACGGCGCGCCGCTGCCGGTTGCCACATCCGCCGCAGGCCCGCGAATTATGTCGAGCGAAACCACGTCGGCGGCAGCCGTGGGTCGCACGGCGCTGAAACTAAGCACTTCGCGCCTGGGCCATGCCGCAGCATTGATCATTGCGGCTGATTAA